Proteins found in one Plodia interpunctella isolate USDA-ARS_2022_Savannah chromosome 24, ilPloInte3.2, whole genome shotgun sequence genomic segment:
- the Scgalpha gene encoding alpha-sarcoglycan isoform X1, giving the protein MEAKIYLCAALIVAASASQVHNAVETEMFAIPISPNLFNWTYQEFDQQYRFHASLQGKPELPSWLRYIYSGRHHSGFIFGTPPRGTKDVVTLEVVGLNRQDYETRRVLLTLKVEPKEKMARYEVELKIDNLNVEDLLDEHRMSRLKDILRLKLWPESSQDLYTTFLASAIDLGARLPLKPEDGEGLVVRLGSSVPFSTEIKRLREEVRPLSKLPSCPREYKRTTVERLFRDAELTLDWCRFELYNTIYKARTTEHLEYLTEIPNTSKNSKSSWVQARDVWSAPARRALPTRSYTTQLTAAVAVPLLLMLLSVAALTAVLCFHYAAMRDPDSDYFLRNIFHICIEYHHQRKRGNKSSKVELCRYGTGNTDQTQVADNTSNKSVGISPNNSLVRPYSPKSTTNLAGNYNRPQPPPYIGSTNNSLHHRKSGNTETPSTSGHTPEHRGHLALEESLKLLNEANINSEFENMNLLKEPIVDLNDGTEDYVPIKPDMTGYISIKPDLDDINVPDLTKFGIGPI; this is encoded by the exons ATGGAGGCAAAGATATATTTGTGTGCGGCATTGATCGTAGCGGCTTCGGCTTCCCAGGTCCATAATGCGGTGGAAACAGAAATGTTTGCCATTCCAATCAgtccaaatttatttaactggaCGTATCAAG AATTCGACCAGCAGTACCGCTTCCACGCGTCGCTGCAGGGTAAGCCTGAACTGCCGTCCTGGCTCCGTTACATTTACAGCGGGAGACACCATTCGGGCTTCATATTCGGCACCCCGCCTAGAGGCACCAAAGATGTCGTTACA CTAGAAGTGGTAGGTCTCAACCGGCAGGACTACGAAACTCGTCGCGTCCTGCTCACGCTGAAGGTGGAGCCGAAGGAGAAGATGGCGCGCTACGAGGTCGAGCTCAAGATAGACAACCTCAACGTAGAAGATCTTTTGGATGAGCACAG GATGTCACGGCTAAAGGATATTCTACGGTTGAAGCTATGGCCGGAGAGCAGTCAGGACCTCTACACCACCTTCCTGGCTTCAGCTATAGACCTTGGCGCTAGGCTGCCTTTGAAACCTGAGGATGGCGAGGG TTTGGTAGTCCGCCTGGGCAGTTCTGTGCCGTTCTCGACCGAGATCAAACGTCTTCGGGAAGAAGTTCGCCCGTTGTCCAAACTGCCCAGCTGCCCCAGGGAGTACAAGCGCACAACTGTCGAGAGGCTCTTCAGGGATGCTGAGTTGACGCTCGATTGGTGCCGATTTGAATTG TACAACACAATATATAAAGCGCGAACAACCGAACACCTCGAATACCTAACGGAGATTCCGAACACAAGCAAAAACTCGAAGTCCTCGTGGGTGCAGGCGCGCGACGTGTGGTCGGCGCCGGCGCGGCGGGCGCTGCCGACGCGGAGCTACACGACACAGCTGACCGCGGCTGTGGCTGTACCGCTGCTGTTAATGTTGCTGTCGGTTGCTGCTCTCACTGCTGTTTTGTGCTTCCATTATGCGGCTAT gCGTGATCCCGATTCAGAttactttttgagaaatatattCCACATCTGTATTGAGTACCATCATCAACGAAAAAG AGGCAACAAGTCCAGCAAAGTTGAATTATGTCGCTATGGTACTGGCAACACCGATCAAACACAAGTCGCTGACAACACTAGCAACAAGAGTGTCGGCATAAg ccCTAACAACAGTCTGGTTCGTCCCTACAGCCCTAAGTCCACGACTAACTTAGCTGGAAATTACAACAGACCCCAACCTCCTCCATACATCGGCTCGACCAACAACTCTTTACACCACCGCAAATCTGGCAACACTGAAACACCATCAACCAGCGGACATACCCCGGAACATCGCGGCCATCTTGCTTTAGAAGAATCCCTAAAGCTACTAAACGAGGCCAACATTAATTCcgaatttgaaaatatgaatCTACTCAAAGAGCCAATCGTCGATTTGAACGACGGCACTGAAGATTACGTCCCAATAAAACCGGATATGACTGGTTATATCTCGATCAAACCAGATCTGGATGATATTAATGTCCCAGATTTGACCAAGTTTGGTATTGGTCCAATTTGA
- the Scgalpha gene encoding alpha-sarcoglycan isoform X2 → MEAKIYLCAALIVAASASQVHNAVETEMFAIPISPNLFNWTYQEFDQQYRFHASLQGKPELPSWLRYIYSGRHHSGFIFGTPPRGTKDVVTLEVVGLNRQDYETRRVLLTLKVEPKEKMARYEVELKIDNLNVEDLLDEHRMSRLKDILRLKLWPESSQDLYTTFLASAIDLGARLPLKPEDGEGLVVRLGSSVPFSTEIKRLREEVRPLSKLPSCPREYKRTTVERLFRDAELTLDWCRFELYNTIYKARTTEHLEYLTEIPNTSKNSKSSWVQARDVWSAPARRALPTRSYTTQLTAAVAVPLLLMLLSVAALTAVLCFHYAAIGNKSSKVELCRYGTGNTDQTQVADNTSNKSVGISPNNSLVRPYSPKSTTNLAGNYNRPQPPPYIGSTNNSLHHRKSGNTETPSTSGHTPEHRGHLALEESLKLLNEANINSEFENMNLLKEPIVDLNDGTEDYVPIKPDMTGYISIKPDLDDINVPDLTKFGIGPI, encoded by the exons ATGGAGGCAAAGATATATTTGTGTGCGGCATTGATCGTAGCGGCTTCGGCTTCCCAGGTCCATAATGCGGTGGAAACAGAAATGTTTGCCATTCCAATCAgtccaaatttatttaactggaCGTATCAAG AATTCGACCAGCAGTACCGCTTCCACGCGTCGCTGCAGGGTAAGCCTGAACTGCCGTCCTGGCTCCGTTACATTTACAGCGGGAGACACCATTCGGGCTTCATATTCGGCACCCCGCCTAGAGGCACCAAAGATGTCGTTACA CTAGAAGTGGTAGGTCTCAACCGGCAGGACTACGAAACTCGTCGCGTCCTGCTCACGCTGAAGGTGGAGCCGAAGGAGAAGATGGCGCGCTACGAGGTCGAGCTCAAGATAGACAACCTCAACGTAGAAGATCTTTTGGATGAGCACAG GATGTCACGGCTAAAGGATATTCTACGGTTGAAGCTATGGCCGGAGAGCAGTCAGGACCTCTACACCACCTTCCTGGCTTCAGCTATAGACCTTGGCGCTAGGCTGCCTTTGAAACCTGAGGATGGCGAGGG TTTGGTAGTCCGCCTGGGCAGTTCTGTGCCGTTCTCGACCGAGATCAAACGTCTTCGGGAAGAAGTTCGCCCGTTGTCCAAACTGCCCAGCTGCCCCAGGGAGTACAAGCGCACAACTGTCGAGAGGCTCTTCAGGGATGCTGAGTTGACGCTCGATTGGTGCCGATTTGAATTG TACAACACAATATATAAAGCGCGAACAACCGAACACCTCGAATACCTAACGGAGATTCCGAACACAAGCAAAAACTCGAAGTCCTCGTGGGTGCAGGCGCGCGACGTGTGGTCGGCGCCGGCGCGGCGGGCGCTGCCGACGCGGAGCTACACGACACAGCTGACCGCGGCTGTGGCTGTACCGCTGCTGTTAATGTTGCTGTCGGTTGCTGCTCTCACTGCTGTTTTGTGCTTCCATTATGCGGCTAT AGGCAACAAGTCCAGCAAAGTTGAATTATGTCGCTATGGTACTGGCAACACCGATCAAACACAAGTCGCTGACAACACTAGCAACAAGAGTGTCGGCATAAg ccCTAACAACAGTCTGGTTCGTCCCTACAGCCCTAAGTCCACGACTAACTTAGCTGGAAATTACAACAGACCCCAACCTCCTCCATACATCGGCTCGACCAACAACTCTTTACACCACCGCAAATCTGGCAACACTGAAACACCATCAACCAGCGGACATACCCCGGAACATCGCGGCCATCTTGCTTTAGAAGAATCCCTAAAGCTACTAAACGAGGCCAACATTAATTCcgaatttgaaaatatgaatCTACTCAAAGAGCCAATCGTCGATTTGAACGACGGCACTGAAGATTACGTCCCAATAAAACCGGATATGACTGGTTATATCTCGATCAAACCAGATCTGGATGATATTAATGTCCCAGATTTGACCAAGTTTGGTATTGGTCCAATTTGA
- the e gene encoding beta-alanyl-bioamine nonribosomal peptide synthetase ebony, translating into MGSLPRVSVVTGARSSVPAAPLTRHLSRFEMSDRTALLYTDETSNARISYSELEATTNALAKAIAGRARLAGANRDGDHVIAVCMQPTHNTVMTLLASWKAGAAYVPMEPSFPQARVSHILQDAEPALIIYDDTANPAMFSASGIPAVSFEELRQEAGSLSAEELSDCEMLAPPGAESIAIVLYTSGSTGIPKGVRLSYSAICNRLWWQFHTFPFSNTEVTCVWKTALTFVDSVCEIWGPLLHGRSLLILSRETTRDPQKLVTALAENRVQRLVLVPTLLRSILMYLSLNPSEKPLRHIKLWVCSGETLSKELASQFFRYFGDQSGHKLANFYGSTEVMGDVTYYVLENSGQLDLHDTIPIGSPIDNCAVYLLDEEMNPALESEAGEVWVAGRNLAAGYVGGQGRDRFPDNPHADHSDFSRLYRTGDFGVLRKGVILYAGRTDSQVKIRGHRVDLQEVDRAVAAVPGVDKCVVLCYGLERGNPELLAFVTLEPGARVAPQHIEATLKDSLTSYMIPQVIEIENVPLLVNGKVDRQALLKMYENTNNNDDTAITLDIDYSGIDEQDMEAARTLLTTVGQVLGRAARGALCARAGFFELGGNSLNSIYTITRLREKGYYIDISDFLGAANLGEVLSKLSTSPDCRNDNQEPKFTAELMRDDHKQQVIDMIVSSFYEKAELEQFLKHEIEPLDYAVCIDLCWSALLQARLSVVLNDATGSPVAVALNFDARDEPEIELSGGLAKVMSFLEFVEGSVRDVLPEGKGAVLHSFMMATAADLSPRDNVAAIKALEHATMRIARDRRFKGVFTTNTSPLTQQLGTDVLGFQTLLDYQLNHYVDARGERVFGAAGDHMRAVVCWKPVEL; encoded by the exons ATGGGTTCGCTGCCTCGGGTCTCGGTGGTGACGGGCGCTCGGAGCAGCGTGCCGGCCGCGCCCCTCACCAGGCATCTCTCCAGGTTCGAGATGAGTGACCGCACCGCGTTACTGTACACAG ACGAGACGAGCAACGCCCGTATCAGCTATTCGGAGCTGGAAGCCACGACGAACGCCTTAGCCAAGGCTATCGCTGGTCGCGCCAGGCTCGCAGGAGCCAACAGAGATGGTGACCACGTGATTGCTGTGTGCATGCAGCCGACACATAA CACCGTGATGACCTTGCTAGCGTCGTGGAAGGCAGGAGCCGCGTATGTGCCGATGGAGCCCAGTTTCCCGCAAGCCAGGGTGTCCCACATCCTGCAAGATGCTGAGCCGGCTCTAATCATTTATGATGATACTG CCAATCCAGCAATGTTCTCTGCCAGCGGGATACCAGCAGTGTCCTTCGAGGAACTGCGGCAGGAAGCCGGCAGCCTCTCCGCTGAGGAACTGAGCGACTGCGAGATGTTAGCTCCTCCTGGAGCTGAGAGCATTGCTATCGTGTTGTATACCTCCGGCAGTACGGGAATACCGAAAG GTGTTCGACTCTCCTACTCGGCCATCTGCAATCGTCTCTGGTGGCAATTCCACACCTTCCCATTCTCCAACACAGAGGTCACGTGTGTCTGGAAGACAGCCCTGACCTTCGTGGACTCTGTCTGCGAGATCTGGGGACCTTTACTGCATGGGAGGTCGTTGTTGATCCTATCCCGAGAGACCACTAGGGACCCGCAGAAATTGGTTACTGCTTTGGCTGAGAACCGG gTTCAACGTCTAGTCTTAGTTCCGACTCTCCTCCGTTCAATCCTCATGTACCTCTCCCTCAATCCTTCGGAGAAACCCCTCCGGCATATCAAACTCTGGGTGTGTTCTGGCGAAACCCTCAGCAAGGAGCTGGCGTCACAGTTCTTCAGATATTTCGGGGACCAGAGCGGTCATAAGCTGGCCAACTTCTACGGCAGCACCGAAGTTATGGGCGATGTCACTTATTATGTGCTGGAGAATTCTGGCCAGTTGGATTTGCATGATACCATTCCTATAG GCTCGCCGATAGACAACTGCGCAGTGTACCTCCTGGACGAGGAGATGAACCCCGCGCTGGAGTCGGAGGCGGGCGAGGTGTGGGTGGCCGGCCGCAACCTGGCGGCCGGATACGTCGGCGGCCAGGGCCGGGACCGGTTCCCGGACAACCCTCACGCTGATCACAGTG ATTTCAGCCGCCTATACCGCACAGGTGACTTTGGTGTCCTCCGGAAGGGGGTCATCCTATACGCAGGTCGCACAGACTCGCAGGTCAAGATCCGGGGACACCGGGTGGACCTTCAGGAGGTGGACAGAGCCGTGGCTGCGGTACCAGGAGTTGATAAGT GCGTAGTGTTGTGCTACGGCCTCGAGCGCGGCAACCCCGAGCTGCTGGCGTTCGTGACGCTGGAACCCGGGGCGCGCGTGGCGCCGCAACACATCGAGGCCACGCTGAAGGACAGCCTCACCAGCTACATGATCCCCCAG gTTATCGAAATAGAGAATGTTCCATTGCTTGTCAACGGTAAAGTGGACAGGCAGGCGTTGCTGAAGATGTACgagaatacaaataataacg ACGACACGGCAATCACTCTAGACATAGACTACTCAGGAATAGACGAGCAAGACATGGAGGCGGCGCGGACGCTGCTGACGACAGTGGGGCAGGTGCTGGGGCGCGCGGCGCGCGGGGCGCtgtgcgcgcgcgccggcTTCTTCGAGCTGGGCGGGAACTCGCTCAACTCCATCTATACCATCACCAGGCTTAGGGAGAAGGGCTATTATATTG ATATCAGCGACTTCTTAGGAGCAGCGAACCTGGGAGAGGTGCTATCGAAGCTGAGCACCAGTCCTGACTGCAGGAACGACAATCAGGAGCCGAAGTTCACAGCCGAGCTGATGAGGGACGACCACAAACAACAGGTCATAGA CATGATAGTATCCTCGTTCTATGAGAAGGCGGAGTTGGAGCAGTTCCTCAAACACGAGATCGAGCCCCTGGACTACGCGGTCTGCATCGACCTCTGCTGGTCTGCGCTGCTGCAGGCCCGGCTCAGCGTTGTGCTCAACGATG CGACTGGCTCTCCAGTAGCCGTAGCGCTGAACTTCGACGCTCGAGACGAGCCGGAGATCGAGCTCAGCGGCGGGCTCGCCAAGGTGATGAGCTTCCTGGAGTTCGTTGAGGGCTCTGTCAGGGACGTGCTGCCCGAGGGGAAGG GCGCCGTCCTCCATTCCTTCATGATGGCGACAGCAGCTGATCTGTCTCCTCGGGACAACGTCGCAGCTATTAAGGCGCTCGAGCACGCCACCATGCGGATAGCCAGGGACAGGCGATTTAAGGGGGTCTTCACTACCAACACTAGCCCTCTTACCCAG CAACTAGGCACGGACGTCCTAGGTTTCCAAACGTTGCTGGACTACCAGCTCAACCACTACGTGGACGCGCGCGGGGAGCGGGTGTTTGGGGCCGCGGGGGACCACATGCGCGCCGTCGTCTGCTGGAAGCCGGTCGAACTGtga